A portion of the Meriones unguiculatus strain TT.TT164.6M chromosome 14, Bangor_MerUng_6.1, whole genome shotgun sequence genome contains these proteins:
- the Tmem265 gene encoding transmembrane protein 265, translating into MEDEEKAAESLVSNMEAAHSPSPVHCCWPRLRYWAATSIICGCSCLGIVALVFAIKAEERHEEAKYWGARARRFILASFAVWFAVLFLGPLLLWLLSYTIAQAE; encoded by the exons ATGGAGGAcgaggagaaggcagcagagagcTTGGTGAGCAACATGGAAGCTGCTCACTCTCCATCCCCTGTCCACTGCTGCTGGCCCCGCCTCCGATACTGGGCAGCTACTAGCATTATCTGTGGCTGTTCTTGCCTGGGAATCGTGGCTCTTGTGTTTGCCATCAAG GCAGAAGAGCGACATGAGGAGGCCAAATATTGGGGGGCCCGGGCCCGGAGATTCATTTTGGCCAGTTTTGCTGTCTGGTTTGCGGTCCTTTTTCTGGGTCccctgctgctgtggctgctctCCTACACCATTGCTCAGGCTGAGTAA